The following coding sequences are from one Triticum dicoccoides isolate Atlit2015 ecotype Zavitan chromosome 4A, WEW_v2.0, whole genome shotgun sequence window:
- the LOC119286135 gene encoding probable leucine-rich repeat receptor-like protein kinase IMK3 isoform X1 — translation MPPPPPPLARAARRGLLLLLVLHCCWGTLLSTASAAHHAAGDGVIISQADYQGLQAIKHDLSDPYGFLRSWNDTGIGACSGHWAGIKCVNGSVVAITLPWRGLGGRLSARVGQLTGLRRLSIHDNGIAGAIPAALGFLPDLRGLYLFNNRFSGAVPPEIGRCVALQSLDASNNRLTGLLPASLANSTKLIRLNLSRNSISGEIPAEVAASQSLLFLDLSYNMLSGRIPDAFASGSKAPSSASSDERKLEAITGTYQLVFLSLAHNTLDGPVPESLAGLTKLQDLNLSGNSLNGSIPDNLGSLHDLKALDLSRNALAGEIPESLANLTTTLQSFNVSYNNLSGAVPASLLQKFGPPSFAGNILLCGYSASSPPCPASPSPAPASPGQEPTGPRGGRTKKELILIIGGIVLGILILLSLCCLLLCCLIRKKRSSGSTGARSGKQSSSKEAGAGAAAAAAGRGEKPGTSEAESGGDVGGKLVHFDGPLAFTADDLLCATAEIMGKSTYGTVYKATLEDGSLVAVKRLREKITKGHKEFEAEAAALGKIRHPNLLPLRAYYLGPKGEKLLVFDYMPNGSLSAFLHARAPNTPVEWATRMTIAKGTARGLAYLHDDASIVHGNLTASNVLLEDGSSPKIADIGLSRLMTAAANSNVLAAAGALGYRAPELSKLKKASAKTDIYSLGVIILELLTGRSPADTTNGMDLPQWVSSIVKEEWTSEVFDVELMRDATTGPDGDELMDTLKLALQCVDPSPSARPEAREVLRQLEQIRPGQEGPGDEAHVASASNE, via the exons atgccgcccccgccgccgccgctggcccgGGCTGCCCGGCGCGGgctactcctcctcctcgtcctgcaTTGCTGCTGGGGCACCCTCCTCTCAACGGCCAGCGCCGCCCACCACGCGGCCGGCGACGGCGTCATCATCAGCCAGGCCGACTACCAGGGCCTGCAGGCCATCAAGCACGACCTCTCCGACCCCTACGGCTTCCTCCGCTCCTGGAACGACACCGGCATCGGCGCCTGCTCCGGCCACTGGGCCGGCATCAAGTGCGTCAACGGCAGCGTCGTCGCCATCACGCTCCCCTGGCGCGGCCTCGGCGGCCGCCTCTCCGCCCGCGTCGGCCAGCTCACGGGCCTCCGCCGCCTCAGCATCCACGACAATGGCATCGCCGGCGCCATCCCCGCCGCCCTCGGCTTCCTCCCCGACCTCCGCGGCCTCTACCTGTTCAACAACCGCTTCTCCGGCGCCGTCCCGCCGGAGATCGGCCGCTGCGTCGCGCTGCAGTCCCTCGACGCCAGCAACAACCGCCTCACCGGCCTCCTCCCGGCCTCCCTCGCCAACTCCACCAAGCTCATCCGCCTCAACCTCAGCCGCAActccatctccggcgagatcccggcCGAGGTCGCGGCCTCGCAGTCCCTCCTCTTCCTCGACCTCTCCTACAACATGCTCTCCGGCCGCATCCCTGACGCCTTCGCGAGCGGCTCCAAGGCGCCGTCCTCGGCCTCCTCCGACGAGCGGAAATTAGAAGCCATCACCGGGACGTACCAGCTCGTCTTCCTCAGCCTCGCGCACAACACGCTCGACGGGCCAGTGCCGGAGTCGCTCGCGGGGCTCACCAAGCTGCAGGATCTCAACCTCTCCGGCAACAGCCTCAACGGCTCCATTCCCGACAACCTCGGCTCGCTTCACGACCTCAAGGCGCTCGACCTCTCCCGGAACGCGCTCGCCGGAGAGATCCCGGAGAGCCTCGCCAACCTCACCACCACCCTCCAGTCCTTCAACGTCTCCTACAACAACCTCTCCGGCGCCGTGCCGGCCTCGCTCCTACAGAagtttgggcccccatccttcgcAGGAAACATCCTGCTCTGCGGCTACTCTGCTTCTTCGCCGCCCTGCCCGGCATCGCCGTCCCCCGCGCCGGCATCACCCGGGCAAGAGCCCACCGGACCCCGCGGCGGCCGTACAAAGAAGGAACTCATACTGATCATAGGGGGGATCGTTCTCGGCATCCTCATCTTGCTGTCCCTCTGCTGTCTCCTGCTCTGTTGTTTGATAAGGAAGAAGAGGTCGAGCGGTAGCACTGGAGCACGGAGCGGGAAGCAGTCGTCCAGCAAGGAAGCCGGTGCCGGTGCCGCCGCAGCGGCGGCCGGGAGAGGCGAGAAGCCGGGAACGTCGGAGGCGGAATCCGGCGGCGACGTGGGCGGCAAACTGGTGCATTTCGACGGGCCGCTGGCGTTCACCGCCGACGACCTGCTGTGCGCGACGGCGGAGATTATGGGGAAGAGCACGTACGGGACGGTGTACAAGGCGACGCTGGAGGACGGCAGCCTGGTGGCCGTGAAGCGGCTGAGGGAGAAGATCACCAAGGGCCACAAGGAgttcgaggccgaggcggcggcgctcggcaagATCCGGCATCCCAACCTGCTGCCTCTCAGGGCATACTACCTCGGCCCCAAGGGGGAGAAGCTTCTCGTCTTCGACTACATGCCCAATGGCAGCCTCTCCGCCTTCTTGCACG ctcGCGCGCCGAACACGCCGGTGGAGTGGGCGACGCGGATGACGATCGCCAAGGGCACGGCACGCGGCCTGGCCTACCTCCACGACGACGCGAGCATCGTCCACGGCAACCTCACGGCCAGCAATGTCCTTCTCGAGGACGGGTCCAGCCCCAAGATCGCCGACATCGGGCTGTCCCGCCTCATGACGGCCGCGGCCAACTCCAATGTGCTCGCCGCCGCGGGCGCCCTGGGCTACCGCGCGCCGGAGCTGTCCAAGCTCAAGAAGGCGAGCGCCAAGACCGACATCTACAGCCTCGGCGTCatcatcctcgagctcctcaccgGCAGGTCGCCCGCCGACACGACCAACGGCATGGACCTGCCGCAGTGGGTGAGCTCCATTGTGAAGGAAGAATGGACGAGCGAGGTGTTCGACGTCGAGCTGATGCGGGACGCGACCACCGGGCCGGACGGGGACGAGCTCATGGACACGCTCAAGCTCGCGCTGCAGTGCGTCGACCCGTCGCCGTCGGCCCGGCCCGAGGCACGGGAGGTGCTGCGGCAGCTTGAGCAGATCCGGCCTGGGCAGGAGGGACCCGGCGACGAAGCTCACGTGGCTTCTGCGAGCAATGAGTag
- the LOC119286135 gene encoding probable leucine-rich repeat receptor-like protein kinase IMK3 isoform X2, with the protein MPPPPPPLARAARRGLLLLLVLHCCWGTLLSTASAAHHAAGDGVIISQADYQGLQAIKHDLSDPYGFLRSWNDTGIGACSGHWAGIKCVNGSVVAITLPWRGLGGRLSARVGQLTGLRRLSIHDNGIAGAIPAALGFLPDLRGLYLFNNRFSGAVPPEIGRCVALQSLDASNNRLTGLLPASLANSTKLIRLNLSRNSISGEIPAEVAASQSLLFLDLSYNMLSGRIPDAFASGSKAPSSASSDERKLEAITGTYQLVFLSLAHNTLDGPVPESLAGLTKLQDLNLSGNSLNGSIPDNLGSLHDLKALDLSRNALAGEIPESLANLTTTLQSFNVSYNNLSGAVPASLLQKFGPPSFAGNILLCGYSASSPPCPASPSPAPASPGQEPTGPRGGRTKKELILIIGGIVLGILILLSLCCLLLCCLIRKKRSSGSTGARSGKQSSSKEAGAGAAAAAAGRGEKPGTSEAESGGDVGGKLVHFDGPLAFTADDLLCATAEIMGKSTYGTVYKATLEDGSLVAVKRLREKITKGHKEFEAEAAALGKIRHPNLLPLRAYYLGPKGEKLLVFDYMPNGSLSAFLHARAPNTPVEWATRMTIAKGTARGLAYLHDDASIVHGNLTASNASLICNSNTKDGEKGLGNGLPL; encoded by the exons atgccgcccccgccgccgccgctggcccgGGCTGCCCGGCGCGGgctactcctcctcctcgtcctgcaTTGCTGCTGGGGCACCCTCCTCTCAACGGCCAGCGCCGCCCACCACGCGGCCGGCGACGGCGTCATCATCAGCCAGGCCGACTACCAGGGCCTGCAGGCCATCAAGCACGACCTCTCCGACCCCTACGGCTTCCTCCGCTCCTGGAACGACACCGGCATCGGCGCCTGCTCCGGCCACTGGGCCGGCATCAAGTGCGTCAACGGCAGCGTCGTCGCCATCACGCTCCCCTGGCGCGGCCTCGGCGGCCGCCTCTCCGCCCGCGTCGGCCAGCTCACGGGCCTCCGCCGCCTCAGCATCCACGACAATGGCATCGCCGGCGCCATCCCCGCCGCCCTCGGCTTCCTCCCCGACCTCCGCGGCCTCTACCTGTTCAACAACCGCTTCTCCGGCGCCGTCCCGCCGGAGATCGGCCGCTGCGTCGCGCTGCAGTCCCTCGACGCCAGCAACAACCGCCTCACCGGCCTCCTCCCGGCCTCCCTCGCCAACTCCACCAAGCTCATCCGCCTCAACCTCAGCCGCAActccatctccggcgagatcccggcCGAGGTCGCGGCCTCGCAGTCCCTCCTCTTCCTCGACCTCTCCTACAACATGCTCTCCGGCCGCATCCCTGACGCCTTCGCGAGCGGCTCCAAGGCGCCGTCCTCGGCCTCCTCCGACGAGCGGAAATTAGAAGCCATCACCGGGACGTACCAGCTCGTCTTCCTCAGCCTCGCGCACAACACGCTCGACGGGCCAGTGCCGGAGTCGCTCGCGGGGCTCACCAAGCTGCAGGATCTCAACCTCTCCGGCAACAGCCTCAACGGCTCCATTCCCGACAACCTCGGCTCGCTTCACGACCTCAAGGCGCTCGACCTCTCCCGGAACGCGCTCGCCGGAGAGATCCCGGAGAGCCTCGCCAACCTCACCACCACCCTCCAGTCCTTCAACGTCTCCTACAACAACCTCTCCGGCGCCGTGCCGGCCTCGCTCCTACAGAagtttgggcccccatccttcgcAGGAAACATCCTGCTCTGCGGCTACTCTGCTTCTTCGCCGCCCTGCCCGGCATCGCCGTCCCCCGCGCCGGCATCACCCGGGCAAGAGCCCACCGGACCCCGCGGCGGCCGTACAAAGAAGGAACTCATACTGATCATAGGGGGGATCGTTCTCGGCATCCTCATCTTGCTGTCCCTCTGCTGTCTCCTGCTCTGTTGTTTGATAAGGAAGAAGAGGTCGAGCGGTAGCACTGGAGCACGGAGCGGGAAGCAGTCGTCCAGCAAGGAAGCCGGTGCCGGTGCCGCCGCAGCGGCGGCCGGGAGAGGCGAGAAGCCGGGAACGTCGGAGGCGGAATCCGGCGGCGACGTGGGCGGCAAACTGGTGCATTTCGACGGGCCGCTGGCGTTCACCGCCGACGACCTGCTGTGCGCGACGGCGGAGATTATGGGGAAGAGCACGTACGGGACGGTGTACAAGGCGACGCTGGAGGACGGCAGCCTGGTGGCCGTGAAGCGGCTGAGGGAGAAGATCACCAAGGGCCACAAGGAgttcgaggccgaggcggcggcgctcggcaagATCCGGCATCCCAACCTGCTGCCTCTCAGGGCATACTACCTCGGCCCCAAGGGGGAGAAGCTTCTCGTCTTCGACTACATGCCCAATGGCAGCCTCTCCGCCTTCTTGCACG ctcGCGCGCCGAACACGCCGGTGGAGTGGGCGACGCGGATGACGATCGCCAAGGGCACGGCACGCGGCCTGGCCTACCTCCACGACGACGCGAGCATCGTCCACGGCAACCTCACGGCCAGCAAT GCAAGTCTTATTTGCAACTCGAATACGAAGGATGGCGAGAAAGGACTTGGTAATGGTCTTCCTCTTTGA